A portion of the Natronococcus sp. AD-5 genome contains these proteins:
- a CDS encoding DUF7550 family protein, translating into MADDSDTDPAVDHDSGADVGHDLEADRTTAPMSEYTTRDVGVGIAVVLVGALIAFGIPLLALGL; encoded by the coding sequence ATGGCAGACGACAGCGACACTGACCCTGCGGTTGATCACGATTCGGGTGCCGACGTCGGCCACGACCTCGAGGCCGACCGAACGACCGCACCGATGAGCGAATACACGACGCGCGACGTCGGCGTCGGCATCGCAGTCGTGCTCGTCGGAGCCCTGATCGCGTTCGGGATTCCGTTGCTCGCACTCGGCCTGTAA
- the hisF gene encoding imidazole glycerol phosphate synthase subunit HisF yields MALTKRVIPCIDVDLDEDGNPAVYTGVHFEDLQYTGDPVEMARAYNEAGADEFVFLDITASAEGRETMLDVVRDVADEVFIPLTVGGGIRTAEDIKETLRAGADKVSITTGALERPELITEGARAFGSQCIVISVDARRRFDEGGEHYVEIDGESCWFECTKKGGREGTGIDVLEWAKEAETRGAGELFVNSIDKDGTKDGYDVPLTKAVCDAVDTPVIASSGCGGPEDMYEVFTEAGADAGLAASIFHFDEHSIQECKAYLDDRDVPVRL; encoded by the coding sequence ATGGCCCTGACCAAGCGAGTCATCCCGTGTATCGACGTCGACCTGGACGAAGACGGGAACCCGGCGGTCTACACCGGCGTTCACTTCGAGGATCTGCAGTACACCGGCGACCCGGTCGAGATGGCCCGGGCGTACAACGAGGCGGGCGCCGACGAGTTCGTCTTCCTCGACATCACCGCGTCCGCGGAGGGACGCGAGACCATGCTCGACGTCGTCCGCGACGTCGCCGACGAGGTGTTCATCCCGCTCACCGTGGGCGGCGGCATCCGAACCGCCGAGGACATCAAGGAGACGCTGCGGGCCGGCGCCGACAAGGTCTCGATCACGACCGGCGCGCTCGAGCGACCCGAACTCATCACCGAAGGCGCGCGCGCGTTCGGCAGCCAGTGTATCGTCATCAGCGTCGACGCCAGGCGTCGCTTCGACGAGGGTGGCGAACACTACGTCGAGATCGACGGCGAGTCCTGCTGGTTCGAGTGCACGAAGAAGGGCGGCCGCGAGGGGACCGGAATCGACGTCCTCGAGTGGGCGAAGGAAGCCGAAACCCGCGGCGCCGGCGAGCTGTTCGTCAACTCCATCGACAAGGACGGTACCAAGGACGGCTACGACGTTCCGCTGACGAAAGCCGTCTGCGACGCCGTCGACACGCCGGTCATCGCCTCGTCGGGCTGTGGCGGCCCCGAAGACATGTACGAGGTGTTTACCGAGGCCGGCGCCGACGCCGGGCTCGCGGCGTCGATCTTCCACTTCGACGAGCACTCGATCCAGGAGTGTAAAGCGTATCTGGACGATCGCGACGTTCCGGTTCGTCTCTAA
- a CDS encoding TIGR03668 family PPOX class F420-dependent oxidoreductase, whose protein sequence is MTPAERAFLEGARVGSLATVDARNRPHAVPICYALVDGENGLRLVSAIDEKPKSTRELQRVRNIRSNPRVTVLVDRYSENWARLAWVQVRGRAEVIHPDESGHETAVRALRSTYEQYDDHALRERPIVAIRAGETRSWGALEEWT, encoded by the coding sequence ATGACGCCGGCAGAGCGAGCGTTCCTCGAGGGGGCTCGGGTCGGATCGCTGGCGACGGTCGACGCGCGGAATCGACCGCACGCCGTTCCGATCTGCTACGCGCTCGTCGACGGGGAGAACGGGTTGCGACTCGTCTCGGCGATCGACGAGAAACCGAAATCCACGCGAGAGCTCCAACGGGTCCGGAATATTCGGTCGAATCCGCGGGTCACGGTGCTCGTCGACCGTTACAGCGAGAACTGGGCTCGCCTCGCGTGGGTGCAGGTCCGCGGGCGGGCCGAGGTGATTCACCCGGACGAGAGCGGCCACGAAACGGCCGTTCGCGCGCTTCGGTCGACCTACGAGCAGTACGACGACCACGCCCTCCGCGAGCGACCGATCGTCGCGATCCGCGCCGGCGAGACGCGATCGTGGGGCGCCCTCGAGGAGTGGACGTAA
- a CDS encoding DNA-directed RNA polymerase subunit L, giving the protein MELRVTESSEDELSIEIAGEDHTFMNVLKGALLEHDDVSAATYDVNPEQSGGQTEPILTIKTEAGVDPLEALEEAAVDVREKAIRFRDAFEAAA; this is encoded by the coding sequence ATGGAACTGCGGGTCACCGAGAGCAGCGAGGACGAACTCTCGATCGAGATCGCCGGCGAGGATCACACGTTCATGAACGTCCTCAAGGGCGCGCTCCTCGAGCACGACGACGTGAGCGCGGCAACGTACGACGTGAATCCCGAACAGTCGGGCGGACAGACGGAGCCGATCCTGACGATCAAGACCGAAGCCGGCGTCGATCCCCTCGAGGCCTTAGAGGAGGCCGCGGTCGACGTTCGCGAGAAGGCGATCCGCTTCCGCGACGCCTTCGAGGCGGCAGCCTAA
- a CDS encoding rhomboid family intramembrane serine protease, producing the protein MDPIAAAVAGLVVVALLGSAAIVRRLHRPDRPWAGIARARLVMGVPWGSLVVIVAVCVVYLFVQDGITDPSNPVAVPYRAWSYFYPLGMLTASFSHVGPTHLVGNVLGAAVAAPIAEYAWGHYPDDREAEAAESWRTDPWVRALVGFPLTVFAVGLVTSLFALGPVIGFSGLVFAFAGFAIVHYPIVTLVGVLGVQGALLTIFRALQRPINVYVAEPSPPGPPTWATIAIQGHALGFFIGVVLGIALLRRRGTRPDPLHLWIAVLLFGFAKSLWAIYWFGGDDTFVLFRGPGVVVVAVLAIVITLAATGSERPIVPRRFRKRIRASEARSSDGSSPGTRPLEMVDGRSGRADANPRLERIVEIARGARTSEPTPELSRRRAAFLIVLVVTAVLAGLAVPANLLLVEDDPSSETHVDIQGYTVEYAENVENELVSPVAVGPFDDAVSLESSGVIVRSDQRQIWLEAVTSRRLEFTGEETVHLGGPGWREAVHVERTGWEPVGNETVYQVWIEGGGEDRQLAHESGDSRADVRIDDRSVTVASDDGEFVLEVAEVGGDDAATAPIPGEGRSTDAGGLAFERDDGTIYAVSNGTEVAVATEETYD; encoded by the coding sequence ATGGATCCGATCGCGGCCGCGGTCGCGGGGCTAGTCGTCGTCGCGCTGCTCGGTTCCGCGGCGATCGTCCGGCGGCTTCATCGACCGGACCGGCCGTGGGCCGGGATCGCGCGTGCGCGACTCGTGATGGGCGTCCCGTGGGGATCGCTGGTCGTGATCGTCGCGGTCTGCGTCGTCTATCTTTTCGTGCAGGACGGAATCACGGATCCCTCGAATCCCGTCGCGGTTCCGTACCGCGCCTGGTCGTACTTCTACCCGCTCGGGATGCTCACCGCGTCGTTTTCGCACGTCGGACCGACGCACCTCGTCGGGAACGTCCTGGGTGCGGCCGTCGCCGCACCGATCGCCGAGTACGCCTGGGGGCACTACCCGGACGACCGCGAAGCCGAGGCGGCCGAGTCGTGGCGAACCGACCCCTGGGTGCGCGCGCTGGTCGGATTCCCGCTGACCGTTTTCGCCGTCGGACTGGTCACCAGCCTCTTCGCGCTCGGGCCCGTGATCGGCTTCTCGGGGCTCGTCTTCGCGTTCGCCGGCTTCGCCATCGTCCACTACCCGATCGTGACGCTCGTCGGCGTACTCGGCGTGCAGGGGGCGCTCCTGACGATATTCCGGGCGCTACAGCGTCCGATCAACGTCTACGTCGCCGAGCCGAGCCCGCCGGGGCCGCCCACGTGGGCGACGATCGCCATTCAGGGCCACGCGCTCGGATTCTTTATCGGCGTCGTCCTCGGAATCGCGCTGCTGCGACGCCGCGGTACCCGCCCCGACCCCCTCCACCTCTGGATCGCCGTCCTGCTGTTCGGCTTCGCCAAGTCGCTGTGGGCGATCTACTGGTTCGGCGGCGACGACACGTTCGTCCTCTTTCGGGGACCCGGGGTCGTCGTCGTCGCGGTACTCGCGATCGTGATCACGCTCGCAGCCACCGGCTCCGAGAGGCCGATCGTCCCGCGACGCTTCCGAAAACGAATCCGAGCGTCGGAGGCGCGCTCGAGCGACGGATCGTCGCCCGGCACGCGACCGCTCGAGATGGTCGACGGTCGCTCCGGCCGCGCCGACGCCAACCCGCGACTCGAGCGCATCGTCGAGATCGCGCGCGGAGCCCGGACGAGCGAACCGACGCCCGAATTGAGCCGGCGACGGGCGGCGTTCCTGATCGTTCTCGTCGTGACCGCAGTGCTCGCCGGACTAGCCGTCCCCGCCAATCTACTCCTGGTCGAGGACGACCCGTCCTCGGAGACGCACGTCGATATCCAGGGGTACACCGTCGAGTACGCCGAAAACGTCGAGAACGAACTCGTCTCCCCGGTCGCCGTGGGGCCGTTCGACGACGCCGTCTCCCTCGAGTCGAGCGGCGTGATCGTCCGGAGCGACCAGCGCCAGATCTGGCTCGAGGCGGTGACGAGCCGGCGCCTCGAGTTCACCGGCGAGGAGACGGTCCACCTCGGCGGCCCCGGCTGGCGGGAAGCCGTCCACGTCGAGCGAACCGGCTGGGAACCGGTCGGCAACGAGACGGTCTACCAGGTCTGGATCGAGGGCGGCGGCGAGGATCGACAGCTCGCCCACGAGTCCGGCGACTCGCGCGCGGACGTTCGAATCGACGACCGCTCGGTGACGGTCGCCTCCGACGACGGCGAGTTCGTCCTCGAGGTCGCCGAGGTCGGCGGAGACGACGCCGCGACGGCCCCGATCCCCGGGGAGGGGCGCTCGACCGACGCGGGCGGACTCGCGTTTGAGCGCGACGACGGGACGATCTACGCGGTCTCGAACGGAACGGAGGTCGCCGTCGCAACCGAGGAAACGTACGATTGA